The following coding sequences are from one Sphingobium sp. Cam5-1 window:
- a CDS encoding TatD family hydrolase has protein sequence MLIDSHCHLNYKGLVEDQQNVLERARSAGIGLMLNIATRESEWDAVLATAEQQPDVYATVGIHPHEADEHPHVDTAKLIERAAHPRVVGIGETGLDYYYDHSDRARQQSSFRAHIAASRATGLPLIVHTRDAEDDTLAILRGEMGQGVYPGVIHCFTASGAFADAALDLGFYISISGIVTFKSAKDLQETAARLPLDRLLVETDSPFLAPVPHRGKSCEPAFVADTARFLAKLRGESVEQLAAATSANFRTLFNKTGAQQSA, from the coding sequence ATGCTGATCGACAGCCATTGCCACTTGAATTACAAAGGCTTGGTCGAAGATCAGCAGAATGTGCTTGAACGCGCGCGCTCCGCTGGCATTGGCCTGATGCTCAACATAGCGACGCGCGAAAGCGAATGGGATGCGGTACTCGCGACAGCCGAACAGCAACCCGATGTCTACGCCACAGTGGGAATCCATCCCCACGAGGCCGACGAGCACCCCCATGTCGACACGGCCAAACTGATCGAACGCGCTGCTCACCCACGGGTCGTCGGCATCGGAGAAACCGGCCTCGACTATTATTACGATCATAGCGATCGCGCCCGACAGCAAAGCAGCTTCCGCGCCCATATCGCTGCGTCCCGCGCGACCGGCCTTCCGCTCATCGTCCACACCCGCGATGCGGAGGACGATACGCTGGCCATCCTACGCGGGGAAATGGGGCAGGGCGTCTATCCCGGCGTCATCCACTGCTTCACCGCCAGCGGAGCCTTCGCCGATGCGGCCCTGGACCTCGGCTTCTACATCAGCATTTCGGGCATCGTGACCTTCAAAAGCGCGAAGGATCTTCAGGAAACCGCAGCCCGTCTGCCGCTCGACCGGCTGCTGGTCGAAACGGACTCACCTTTCCTTGCTCCGGTGCCCCACCGTGGCAAGTCCTGCGAACCGGCATTTGTCGCCGATACCGCGCGCTTCCTGGCAAAGCTGCGCGGCGAAAGCGTGGAGCAACTGGCCGCCGCAACCTCCGCAAATTTCCGCACCTTGTTCAACA